One stretch of Tenrec ecaudatus isolate mTenEca1 chromosome 18, mTenEca1.hap1, whole genome shotgun sequence DNA includes these proteins:
- the EXOC3L1 gene encoding exocyst complex component 3-like protein, with protein MDPAAKEEMEPALTAGPEWPEQEWAEQLARGAALKWASGIFYRPEQLARLGQYRSRERQRTSFLEARIKSVVQSYLEGVQTGVGQLARALEAVQGTREALGQARRQLQDLAEGAQTLESLREQVVEHKQLQALSQFLPRLRAVPAAVAHTQTLIDTRRLLEAYVNLRELEQLREDTWAPLGGLELPIFEGLGPLTEALGLAVERAAGAAGQLAREDPAQLVAAVRVAEVEAGHKSPLGQPPWDWRQRFLRALQEGLERVHFGTSLLPGPGDLADWLEALRVALPAQLATAEALVAPCCPPQYKVVRLWAHTLHGGLRRSLQQVLTGPELGATEAFTLLHWAQHVYLGPEMMGSLELGPEADVSQLEPLLSLENIEQLETTFVDQVQASVAQWLQKALDGEVAEWGLEKQPDTDSSGFYHSSMPAIVLQILDENIRVTSLVGESLQRRMHGMALSELSKFLRSFNDALIRFSRGHLRGEAIAPHYVPYLLATLNHHTALRSSLSVLQLDGVASVTWPRVEAALEELQRRICRLVLEALVAELQPLFAALPSRRWLSSPELLDDVCQKTASFCGDFWRVRSPAGQMLLAEAERAVVLQYLRALMQGRLACRGAAERTQAAERLRQDATQLQELFQGLGLEEGAQCAPVLLALRELLSLQDPTLLGLEVAGLRQQFPDVSEDHVSALLDLRGDVSREQRLAALSSLQAGPPPSPPEGRRVLFSLVPAPTPVPSSCLPSGPCA; from the exons ATGGACCCAGCAGCCAAAGAGGAGATGGAGCCTGCACTGACCGCTG GGCCTGAGTGGCCAGAGCAGGAGTGGGCCGAACAGCTGGCTCGGGGGGCCGCCCTGAAGTGGGCCTCAGGCATCTTCTACCGGCCAGAGCAGCTGGCCAGGCTGGGCCAGTACCGCAGCCGAGAGAGGCAGCGCACCTCCTTCCTGGAAGCCCGCATCAAG TCGGTGGTGCAGTCCTACCTGGAGGGCGTGCAGACTGGTGTGGGGCAGCTGGCCAGGGCCTTAGAGGCTGTGCAGGGCACCCGTGAGGCCCTGGGCCAGGCTCGAAGGCAGCTCCAGGACCTGGCGGAGGGGGCTCAAACCCTGGAGTCCCTTCGGGAGCAGGTTGTTGAACACAAGCAGCTGCAGGCTCTGTCTCAATTCTTGCCCCGGCTTCGAGCAG TGCCGGCCGCAGTGGCTCACACACAGACCCTGATTGACACTCGGCGGCTCCTGGAGGCCTATGTGAACCTTCGAGAACTGGAACAGCTGCGAGAGGACACATGGGCACCCCTCGGGGGCTTGGAGTTGCCCATCTTTGAAGGGCTGGGCCCTCTGACAGAGGCCTTGGGCTTGGCTGTGGAGAGGGCCGCAGGGGCTGCAGGACAGCTGGCCCGAGAGGACCCTGCCCAGCTGGTGGCCGCTGTGCGTGTGGCCGAGGTGGAAGCAGGGCACAAGAGCCCACTTGGGCAGCCCCCCTGGGACTGGCGGCAGCGCTTTCTGCGGGCCTTACAGGAGGGCCTGGAGCGGGTCCACTTTGGGACATCCCTGTTGCCTGGGCCAGGGGACCTGGCAGACTGGCTGGAAGCTCTGCGGGTGGCCCTGCCAGCCCAATTGGCCACAGCTGAGGCACTAGTAGCGCCCTGCTGCCCGCCGCAATACAAGGTGGTCCGCCTGTGGGCCCACACCCTGCATGGCGGCCTGCGCCGCAGCCTACAGCAAGTCCTGACGGGGCCTGAGCTGGGAGCCACAGAGGCCTTCACCTTGCTGCACTGGGCACAGCATGTGTACCTGGG GCCGGAAATGATGGGGAGCCTGGAGCTGGGCCCTGAAGCTGACGTGTCCCAACTGGAGCCTCTGTTGAGCCTGGAGAACATCGAGCAGCTGGAGACCACCTTTGTGGACCAAGTCCAG GCCAgtgtggcccagtggctgcagaaggCGCTGGATGGAGAGGTGGCTGAGTGGGGCCTGGAGAAGCAGCCCGACACAGACTCGTCTGGCTTTTATCACTCATCCATGCCAGCCATTGTGCTACAG ATCCTGGATGAGAACATCCGGGTCACCAGCCTGGTGGGGGAGTCACTGCAGCGGCGTATGCACGGCATGGCACTGTCGGAACTGAGCAAGTTCCTGAGGAG CTTCAATGATGCTCTGATCCGATTCTCCAGAGGCCACCTCAGGGGTGAAGCCATAGCCCCTCACTATGTGCCCTACCTACTGGCCACTCTCAATCACCACACAGCGCTCAG GTCATCTCTGTCCGTCCTGCAGCTTGACGGGGTGGCTTCAGTGACCTGGCCTCGGGTGGAAGCCGCACTGGAGGAGCTGCAGAGGAGGATCTGCCGCCTGGTGCTGGAGGCGCTGGTGGCAGAGCTCCAG CCCCTGTTTGCGGCTCTCCCCTCGCGTCGGTGGCTGTCGAGCCCCGAGCTGCTGGACGATGTGTGCCAGAAGACAGCGAGCTTCTGCGGGGACTTCTGGCGAGTGCGGAGCCCCGCGGGCCAG ATGCTGCTGGCCGAGGCGGAGCGCGCCGTGGTGCTGCAGTACCTGCGCGCGCTGATGCAGGGCCGCTTAGCGTGCCGCGGAGCTGCTGAACGCACCCAGGCCGCCGAGCGCCTGCGCCAGGATGCCACACAGCTGCAGGAGCTCTTCCAGGGTTTG GGCCTGGAGGAGGGCGCGCAGTGCGCACCGGTGCTGCTTGCCCTGCGGGAGCTGCtgagcctccaggatcccacgctactTGGCCTGGAGGTGGCGGGCTTGCGGCAACAATTTCCCGACGTGAG CGAGGACCACGTTTCTGCCCTCCTGGACCTGCGCGGGGACGTGTCCCGAGAGCAGCGCCTGGCCGCACTCAGCTCCCTGCAAGCCGGCCCGCCGCCCTCGCCCCCCGAGGGACGCCGCGTCCTCTTCAGCCTTGTCCCCGCGCCTACACCCGTGCCATCCTCCTGCCTTCCCTCGGGGCCCTGCGCCTGA